Proteins encoded in a region of the Mercenaria mercenaria strain notata chromosome 1, MADL_Memer_1, whole genome shotgun sequence genome:
- the LOC128548969 gene encoding uncharacterized protein K02A2.6-like — MPNLCLVEKKTEESKCNYLMLWVGEKGRQIFSTWNIDAEAKKLLQTYYDGFANYCAPKSNHIYSRYKFKSRIQQEGEVFEQFVTELKIFIKDCGYPDTIIDEMIRDHIVFGIRSHKIREKLISEGSGLTLEKCTDIARTYELSQTQVKDINCQSQSVNAVERNPMYRAAQKKTRSTMQQTYSRNPQDRQQRPFQGKQQGGQYDTHRTSNFCDNCENSKRGYNDMCPAKGKFCDYCTKPNHFAKVCRRRKLDNNKINEVTHFDTTSDLEYSSLDTPSHDDEFYVNTVEHDHITNQAFATITIGSTPISMKINSGAQVNCLPRSVYASLKIAGPLTPNQKRLTGYDGKPLKVDGIIKLPLKYNGQTFYEEFYIVGSRSQPIIGLQTCLKLNVMKLVLAVGSDSHPTKESVLGQYPDIFQGIGQLPGECQIHLREDATPVIHPPRKVPIAIKDTLKAELDHMESQDIIAKVTEPTEWVNSLVTVEKSNGSLRICLDPKDLNNAIKRPHYPNKTLEDILPELSHATVFSKFDARSCYWSIKLTEESSYLTCFNTPFQRYRFLRLPFGVSCANDLFQSKIDQCLENLPGVTTIVDDIVVYGKDHTEHNTNIHMFMQRCREMAIKLNPDKTEIGKSEIPFFGHLLTSKGLKMDPSKVKAIEQMPSPTTKSELQTVLGMITYLQRFAPNLSEITTPLR; from the coding sequence ATGCCGAATTTATGTTTGGTGGAAAAGAAAACCGAGGAATCAAAATGCAATTATCTAATGCTGTGGGTAGGGGAAAAAGGACGGCAGATATTCTCAACATGGAACATTGACGCAGAAGCAAAGAAGTTATTGCAAACATATTATGATGGTTTCGCAAACTACTGTGCACCAAAGTCAAACCACATATACAGCAGATACAAGTTTAAATCGCGAATTCAGCAAGAAGGAGAAGTCTTTGAACAATTTGTAACAGAACTGAAAATCTTTATTAAGGACTGTGGCTATCCAGACACAATCATTGACGAAATGATCAGAGATCACATAGTGTTTGGAATACGCTCGCACAAGATTCGAGAAAAACTCATAAGCGAAGGATCGGGACTGACACTTGAAAAGTGCACGGATATAGCACGGACTTATGAGTTGAGTCAAACTCAGGTCAAGGACATTAATTGTCAATCACAGTCAGTGAATGCAGTCGAACGAAACCCAATGTACAGGGCAGCGCAGAAGAAAACACGGAGTACAATGCAACAGACTTATTCCAGAAACCCCCAAGATCGCCAACAGAGACCATTTCAAGGGAAACAACAAGGTGGACAATATGATACACATAGGACTAGCAATTTCTGTGATAATTGTGAGAATTCAAAGCGTGGATATAATGACATGTGTCCCGCTAAAGGGAAATTTTGTGATTATTGTACAAAACCCAATCATTTTGCCAAAGTATGCAGACGAAGAAAGCttgacaacaacaaaatcaatGAGGTAACACATTTTGATACTACATCTGATCTTGAATATTCCTCCCTTGACACCCCTTCCCATGATGATGAATTCTATGTCAATACAGTGGAGCATGATCATATCACAAATCAAGCATTTGCCACAATCACAATTGGTTCAACACCAAtttccatgaaaattaatagCGGTGCACAGGTAAACTGCCTTCCAAGGTCCGTTTATGCATCTCTTAAGATTGCAGGCCCACTAACGCCTAATCAGAAGCGTTTAACAGGCTATGACGGAAAGCCGTTAAAGGTAGATGGTATCATCAAATTGCCATTAAAATACAATGGGCAAACATTTTATGAGGAGTTCTATATAGTAGGTTCCAGGTCACAACCCATAATAGGTTTACAAACATGTTTGAAACTTAATGTCATGAAGTTGGTCCTAGCTGTGGGCTCAGACTCACATCCAACAAAAGAGTCAGTACTAGGTCAATACCCTGATATATTTCAAGGTATAGGGCAACTACCTGGTGAATGTCAAATACATTTACGCGAGGATGCAACTCCAGTTATACATCCTCCACGAAAAGTGCCCATAGCAATTAAGGACACGCTCAAGGCAGAGCTCGACCATATGGAATCCCAGGACATAATCGCTAAGGTCACAGAGCCAACTGAATGGGTTAACAGTCTTGTCACTGTTGAAAAATCTAATGGATCTCTAAGAATCTGCTTAGACCCGAAAGACCTGAACAATGCCATTAAGAGACCACACTACCCAAACAAGACTCTTGAGGACATACTTCCTGAATTGTCACATGCTACAGTGTTCTCTAAATTTGACGCTCGTAGTTGTTACTGGTCCATAAAACTTACAGAGGAGTCTTCATACCTTACATGCTTTAACACGCCATTTCAAAGATATCGTTTTCTACGGTTACCCTTTGGAGTTTCATGTGCAAATGATTTGTTTCAATCAAAAATTGACCAGTGCCTTGAAAATCTGCCAGGTGTAACGACAATTGTTGATGATATTGTGGTTTATGGTAAAGACCACACTGAACACAACACAAATATCCACATGTTCATGCAAAGATGTCGAGAAATGGCCATCAAACTAAACCCAGATAAGACAGAGATAGGGAAAAGTGAAATACCTTTTTTCGGTCACCTTCTCACATCTAAAGGTTTAAAAATGGACCCATCCAAAGTTAAAGCTATTGAACAGATGCCTTCACCCACAACAAAGTCAGAACTTCAAACAGTACTTGGGATGATAACATATCTGCAAAGATTTGCACCTAACCTATCAGAAATAACTACCCCTTTAAGATAA